Proteins encoded by one window of Teretinema zuelzerae:
- a CDS encoding queuosine precursor transporter, whose product MNNNTKKTSFLPVITGLFVGILVISNILASKMVQIGPFVFDGGTLLFPLSYIFGDILTEVYGYRESRKVIWTGLIMLVLMAVNVWLIGYLPAEPSWVFQDDFNNILMLMPRIVIASIVAYFAGEWSNSAVLSRLKVATKGKRLWTRTIGSTLVGQLLDSTLFVFIAFTGIYPLSVLVVMALSNYLFKTVIEVVFTPATYIAVGFVKKSEGIDVYDYQVSYNPLPVK is encoded by the coding sequence ATGAACAACAACACGAAGAAAACATCTTTCTTGCCGGTTATCACCGGACTCTTTGTCGGCATCCTGGTTATTTCCAACATTCTGGCATCCAAAATGGTCCAGATCGGGCCCTTCGTCTTCGACGGCGGGACTCTCCTCTTTCCCCTGTCCTACATATTCGGCGACATACTCACCGAGGTGTACGGCTACAGGGAATCCAGAAAAGTCATTTGGACGGGGCTGATAATGCTGGTCCTCATGGCGGTAAACGTATGGCTCATCGGCTACCTGCCCGCGGAACCCAGCTGGGTATTTCAGGATGATTTCAACAACATCCTCATGCTGATGCCGCGCATCGTCATTGCAAGCATAGTCGCGTACTTCGCCGGCGAATGGTCGAACTCGGCGGTTCTTTCCCGCTTGAAAGTAGCGACGAAGGGAAAACGGCTGTGGACGCGCACCATCGGCTCGACGCTGGTCGGACAGCTTCTGGATTCGACGCTTTTCGTCTTCATCGCCTTTACCGGCATCTACCCGCTTTCTGTTCTCGTCGTGATGGCTCTTTCGAATTACCTGTTCAAAACGGTAATAGAAGTCGTATTCACCCCCGCGACCTATATCGCAGTCGGGTTCGTGAAAAAATCTGAAGGAATCGACGTCTACGACTATCAGGTATCCTATAATCCGCTTCCCGTAAAATAA
- a CDS encoding ParA family protein: MGKTFVFVNQKGGVGKTTSAINIGAYLALEGKKTLLVDFDSQGNMTSGVGVDREKPTVYDLMAGTSPAAEVIRESAIPGLSVIPASIDLSGAAIELVDQEEREYFLKKALAPLQSTYDYILIDCPPSLGILTLNGLVAADAVLIPLQCEYFALEGLTLLLQTVKRVQKTLNPELEIGGIFFTMYDSRTRLAQDVVHQVTSYFKDRVFRTIIPRNVRLSEAPSHGLPICKYDALCVGARSYEKLAKEVLERG; this comes from the coding sequence ATGGGGAAAACCTTTGTTTTTGTGAACCAGAAAGGCGGGGTGGGCAAAACCACCTCAGCCATCAATATAGGCGCGTATCTTGCGCTGGAAGGCAAAAAAACCCTGCTGGTCGATTTCGACTCGCAGGGAAACATGACTTCCGGCGTGGGAGTGGACAGGGAAAAACCGACTGTATACGACCTGATGGCCGGAACTTCCCCTGCGGCCGAGGTTATACGCGAATCGGCGATACCCGGACTTTCCGTCATTCCCGCCTCGATAGACCTTTCCGGAGCGGCGATCGAACTCGTCGACCAGGAAGAACGCGAATACTTCCTGAAAAAAGCCCTTGCCCCCCTTCAAAGCACCTACGACTACATACTGATAGACTGCCCGCCCTCGCTTGGAATACTCACACTGAACGGACTCGTCGCAGCGGACGCCGTGCTTATCCCCCTGCAATGCGAATACTTCGCGCTTGAAGGGCTCACCCTCCTCCTGCAGACGGTAAAGCGCGTCCAGAAAACGCTGAATCCCGAGCTGGAAATCGGCGGCATTTTCTTTACCATGTACGACTCGCGCACGAGATTGGCCCAGGACGTCGTGCATCAGGTAACATCCTATTTTAAAGACCGGGTTTTCCGAACAATAATTCCGCGCAATGTCCGTCTTTCAGAGGCTCCCTCGCACGGTCTGCCGATTTGCAAGTACGACGCCCTGTGCGTCGGTGCGAGAAGTTACGAAAAGCTGGCGAAAGAGGTATTGGAACGTGGCTAA
- a CDS encoding ParB/RepB/Spo0J family partition protein, giving the protein MAKTGGLGRGLGALLDDSDAESGARTAYSGENASGAGSELFINPAFLKPNPHQPRREFDEQALQELADSIREHGIIQPIIVEDAGDGTYFIIAGERRTRAARLAGLARVPVVVKKFSEERKLEVALIENIQRENLNPVEEAQAYHKLMTLGNLSQEEAAARVGKNRSTVANSLRLLKLPEDMTSSLASGQITPGHARAILSVLNPSDQRILFGRILGNGLSVRETERMAAELNGGSRANAASPKKDAKARGQADDPAKNIEVRSLEQKFIDILGTKVLLKGNLDRGTIEISYYSRDDLDRIYEILGK; this is encoded by the coding sequence GTGGCTAAAACAGGCGGACTTGGACGCGGGCTCGGAGCCCTTCTTGACGATTCTGACGCGGAAAGCGGCGCAAGAACCGCTTATTCAGGCGAGAACGCCTCCGGAGCAGGCTCGGAACTTTTTATTAATCCCGCGTTTCTCAAACCGAATCCCCATCAGCCCAGGCGCGAATTCGACGAACAAGCCCTCCAGGAACTGGCGGACTCGATCCGCGAACACGGAATAATCCAGCCGATCATCGTCGAGGACGCCGGAGACGGAACCTATTTCATCATAGCCGGAGAACGGAGAACGCGCGCCGCGAGGCTCGCGGGACTCGCCAGAGTGCCGGTCGTGGTAAAGAAATTTTCGGAAGAACGAAAGCTCGAAGTCGCCCTCATCGAAAACATACAGCGCGAAAACCTCAATCCGGTAGAAGAAGCCCAGGCCTACCACAAGCTTATGACCCTGGGAAATTTGAGCCAGGAGGAAGCGGCGGCCCGCGTCGGCAAAAACCGCTCGACCGTAGCGAACTCCCTGCGCCTGCTCAAACTCCCGGAAGACATGACGTCCTCGCTCGCGTCGGGGCAGATCACCCCCGGACACGCGAGAGCCATCCTCTCGGTGCTGAATCCGTCCGACCAGAGAATCCTCTTCGGGCGCATTCTGGGCAACGGTCTTTCGGTCAGAGAGACAGAACGCATGGCGGCGGAATTGAACGGCGGAAGCAGGGCGAATGCGGCATCCCCGAAAAAGGACGCCAAGGCGCGCGGACAGGCAGACGACCCCGCCAAAAACATAGAAGTACGGAGCCTCGAACAGAAATTCATCGATATTCTTGGAACCAAGGTGTTGCTGAAAGGAAATCTGGATCGGGGAACGATTGAAATATCCTACTATTCGCGGGACGACCTCGACCGCATCTACGAAATACTCGGCAAGTGA
- a CDS encoding PTS sugar transporter subunit IIA encodes MSESDSIVRMIETGGVYYNISGATPADVFASVIPELVLPACVSRESLLAGLIEREGLMTTSIGNGIALPHPRTPLVHAEEDERIFICFLDKPVNFDAMDGKPVYVLFMILSSGSGSHLRALSRLSFLFQKDSFRALLKQKPDTSELIHAIKELL; translated from the coding sequence ATGTCTGAATCTGATTCGATCGTGAGAATGATCGAAACCGGCGGAGTGTATTACAATATTTCCGGAGCGACTCCCGCGGATGTTTTCGCTTCCGTCATTCCCGAGCTTGTTCTTCCCGCATGCGTTTCCCGCGAATCCCTTCTTGCGGGCTTGATAGAGCGCGAAGGCTTGATGACTACGTCGATCGGAAACGGCATCGCGCTCCCGCATCCCAGAACTCCTCTCGTCCATGCTGAAGAGGACGAACGCATTTTCATCTGTTTTCTCGACAAGCCGGTCAATTTCGACGCTATGGACGGGAAACCGGTCTATGTGCTATTTATGATTCTGTCTTCCGGATCGGGCTCCCATCTGCGGGCGCTGTCCCGTCTTTCCTTTTTGTTTCAAAAAGATTCGTTCAGAGCCCTTCTGAAGCAAAAGCCCGATACATCGGAGCTTATCCACGCAATCAAAGAATTATTATAA
- the tkt gene encoding transketolase has protein sequence MSKELDAVALSVRSLSMDAIQKANSGHPGLPLGTAELAAVLYGKILNHNPADPEWKNRDRFVLSAGHGSMFLYSILHLSGYKVSMDDIKNFRQIGSKCPGHPEYGYTEGVESTSGPLGQGVATAVGMAIAESMLAARFNTAAHTVVDHYTYSLVGEGCLMEGISSEASSLAGHLKLGKLIVFYDENKISIDGSTDLSFSEDVAARYASYGWQVLRGDMYDYAGIESLVKQAKADGRPSLIMLKSVIGKGAASVAGTAKAHGAPIGAEGIAAAKTALGLDPAKDFQVVPAAYDYFAARKADFAAAEASWKSVFDAWSKANPALRAEWDAFFAEGGIDNARLNAAVLPPVKTGDSLATRTASNNALNAFAAVLPNLVGGSADLQGPNAVGIKNTAAFSAEHRDGRYLHFGIREFAMAAITNGIQLHGGLRPFCATFLIFADYLRPALRLSALMKLPAIYVLTHDSIYVGEDGPTHQPVETISSLRGIPNVWVLRPADAEETSYAWKMALARKDGPVCLALTRQNITVFPKDDPDWKHTIECGAYIVRKGSDSPDVTVLATGSEVSLALAAADLVPCKKIRVVSVVSKELFESQSEVIRNAIVGGSKNSVRIVTAEAGIRMGWEGWTRDASDNFSIERFGESGPANKVAEHLGFTAEALAAVLRK, from the coding sequence ATGAGCAAAGAACTAGACGCTGTCGCCCTTTCGGTCCGCAGCCTCTCAATGGATGCCATCCAAAAGGCGAATTCCGGCCATCCCGGCCTCCCTCTTGGAACAGCCGAGCTGGCGGCCGTCCTCTACGGCAAGATACTCAATCACAATCCCGCCGACCCGGAATGGAAGAATCGGGACCGATTCGTGCTGTCGGCCGGCCATGGATCGATGTTTCTCTACTCAATTCTGCATCTATCAGGATATAAGGTGTCGATGGACGACATCAAGAACTTCAGACAAATCGGCTCTAAGTGTCCCGGACATCCCGAGTACGGCTATACCGAAGGCGTCGAATCGACGAGCGGCCCTCTGGGCCAGGGCGTAGCAACCGCTGTCGGAATGGCGATCGCCGAGTCCATGCTGGCGGCTCGTTTCAACACTGCCGCGCACACGGTAGTCGACCACTACACCTATTCTCTCGTCGGCGAAGGCTGCCTGATGGAGGGAATCTCCTCGGAAGCTTCGAGCCTCGCAGGGCACTTGAAGCTTGGAAAACTCATCGTTTTTTATGATGAAAACAAGATCTCCATCGATGGCTCGACCGATCTTTCCTTCTCCGAAGACGTCGCGGCGCGCTACGCTTCGTACGGCTGGCAGGTTCTCCGCGGAGACATGTACGACTATGCCGGCATCGAGAGTCTGGTGAAACAGGCGAAGGCAGACGGCCGACCCTCTCTGATCATGCTGAAGTCCGTCATCGGAAAGGGCGCCGCATCCGTCGCCGGCACCGCGAAAGCTCATGGTGCGCCGATCGGCGCGGAAGGAATCGCCGCGGCGAAGACTGCGCTCGGCCTTGATCCCGCAAAGGATTTCCAGGTTGTTCCCGCCGCCTACGACTATTTCGCCGCGCGCAAAGCCGATTTCGCGGCCGCCGAAGCCTCGTGGAAGTCCGTATTCGACGCCTGGTCGAAGGCGAACCCCGCGCTCCGCGCCGAATGGGATGCTTTTTTTGCCGAAGGCGGTATCGATAACGCACGCCTGAACGCCGCTGTTCTTCCTCCCGTCAAGACCGGAGACAGCCTGGCTACCCGCACCGCTTCGAACAACGCGCTTAACGCTTTCGCCGCGGTTCTTCCGAATCTTGTCGGCGGTTCCGCCGACCTGCAGGGTCCGAACGCGGTAGGCATAAAAAACACGGCCGCCTTCTCCGCAGAACACCGCGACGGAAGATATCTTCACTTCGGCATCCGCGAGTTCGCCATGGCCGCCATCACCAACGGCATTCAGCTCCACGGAGGCTTGCGCCCGTTCTGCGCGACCTTCCTGATCTTCGCCGATTACCTGCGCCCGGCTCTCAGGCTCTCCGCCCTCATGAAGCTGCCGGCGATCTACGTGCTTACACACGACTCCATCTATGTAGGCGAAGACGGCCCGACCCATCAGCCCGTTGAAACCATTTCCTCACTCCGGGGCATTCCCAACGTCTGGGTGCTTCGCCCCGCAGACGCCGAGGAAACCTCCTACGCATGGAAGATGGCTCTCGCCCGAAAAGACGGACCGGTATGCCTCGCTCTCACCCGGCAGAACATTACGGTGTTCCCGAAAGACGATCCGGACTGGAAGCACACGATCGAGTGCGGAGCCTACATTGTTCGCAAGGGTTCCGATTCTCCGGATGTAACTGTTCTCGCGACCGGTTCCGAGGTGTCCCTCGCCCTTGCCGCCGCCGATCTCGTTCCCTGCAAGAAGATCCGGGTCGTTTCAGTGGTTTCCAAAGAGCTGTTCGAATCCCAGAGCGAAGTAATCCGCAACGCCATCGTAGGCGGTTCGAAGAACTCCGTGCGAATCGTCACGGCGGAAGCCGGCATCCGCATGGGATGGGAAGGCTGGACGCGCGACGCTTCCGACAACTTCTCCATCGAACGCTTCGGCGAGTCCGGCCCCGCGAACAAGGTCGCCGAGCATCTCGGCTTCACCGCGGAAGCGTTGGCAGCGGTACTGAGGAAATAA
- a CDS encoding Hsp20/alpha crystallin family protein — protein MNALSLFSPSFASNVLDAFDRDFGFVAPLPATTTAPRVDVKETKTAYVMEMDLPGMTEKDVEINLKDRVLSISSLEEANKEEKKKEDGVEYLIRERRSTCFSRRFSLPEDIDAEKVEADFKNGVLTVNIPRKPESQPRQIQIRSA, from the coding sequence ATGAACGCATTAAGCCTTTTTTCACCCTCTTTCGCATCAAACGTGTTGGACGCCTTTGACAGAGATTTCGGATTCGTTGCCCCGCTTCCCGCGACAACCACAGCGCCGCGAGTAGACGTGAAGGAAACGAAAACCGCCTACGTTATGGAAATGGATCTTCCCGGCATGACGGAAAAAGATGTGGAAATCAACCTGAAAGACAGGGTGCTTTCCATTTCTTCGCTGGAAGAAGCGAACAAGGAAGAGAAGAAAAAAGAGGACGGAGTCGAGTACCTGATTCGGGAAAGACGATCAACCTGCTTCTCCCGCCGATTCTCCCTTCCGGAAGACATCGACGCCGAGAAAGTCGAAGCGGACTTCAAGAACGGAGTACTCACCGTAAATATTCCCCGCAAGCCCGAGTCGCAGCCCAGGCAGATTCAAATCCGCTCCGCATAA